In Cyanobacteriota bacterium, the following are encoded in one genomic region:
- a CDS encoding SMC-Scp complex subunit ScpB, translating into METSGYMNLNLNNSDLDSSSKDMLSKILPSSGFDFGISTGFDHIPSYEYTDINPRANAFAVDTVINEAKSSRLRDLKAKLEAILFLSDKPRGVDSLAIQAEADPNLVRDALIQLVQEYEARDGGLVIDTTDGYCMQISDQFESLTENILPIELRTAVLRTLSTIALKEPMLQSDLVKIRGGGVYEHVKELAEMGLVKKTKEGHSNIIHTTKYFQENFKLSQNGIELQTMLKSTGPTQVEFVRPGSLLANYEEESEEVDPAA; encoded by the coding sequence ATGGAGACCTCTGGATATATGAACCTCAATCTTAACAACTCGGACTTAGACAGTAGCAGCAAAGACATGCTTAGCAAAATTTTGCCAAGCTCGGGTTTCGATTTTGGGATAAGCACTGGCTTTGATCATATACCAAGCTATGAATATACTGACATCAATCCAAGAGCCAACGCTTTTGCCGTTGACACGGTAATCAATGAAGCCAAAAGCTCAAGGCTACGAGACCTTAAAGCTAAACTAGAAGCAATTTTATTTCTGAGTGACAAGCCAAGAGGTGTAGACAGCTTAGCTATTCAAGCAGAAGCTGATCCAAACCTAGTCAGAGACGCCTTGATTCAATTAGTACAAGAATACGAGGCACGTGATGGCGGCCTTGTAATCGATACCACTGATGGTTATTGTATGCAAATCAGTGACCAGTTTGAATCACTCACTGAAAATATTTTGCCGATCGAACTGAGAACGGCTGTGCTTAGAACTCTTTCGACCATTGCGCTTAAAGAACCAATGTTACAAAGTGACTTGGTTAAAATTAGAGGCGGCGGCGTTTACGAGCATGTTAAAGAACTTGCCGAAATGGGTTTAGTCAAGAAAACCAAAGAAGGACACTCTAATATTATTCACACGACCAAATATTTTCAAGAGAATTTCAAACTAAGCCAAAATGGTATTGAATTGCAGACCATGCTCAAAAGCACTGGTCCTACTCAAGTTGAGTTTGTAAGACCAGGTTCATTACTGGCTAACTATGAAGAAGAAAGCGAAGAAGTTGACCCAGCTGCATAA